The Candidatus Hydrogenedentota bacterium genome window below encodes:
- the mutS gene encoding DNA mismatch repair protein MutS translates to MATQWKKLQDISDSKLTPMLRQYLEAKAESGDSLLFFRMGDFYEMFFEDAVEAAELLGIALTSRDAVNKDDRIPMAGVPVRAVDGYIAKAIKAGRTVTICEQVEDPKEAKGVVKRSITRQITPGTVLEPNLLDDAANNYLGALLIDGNRAGLALVDVSTGEFLAAQIERDIDRTLHDEFTRMSPVEVLVPAKASGDTITRLKARFPSIAFAERPADEFDSDDAASAIADHFGLRTLKGIGLDEAPQAVACAGAILAYIKTTHREGAPHLRFPRAYSPSNYVVLDGNTQRNLELVESAFDRKKHGTLLGVLDKTLTSMGGRKLRHWILHPLVEVDEIRARLDAVEEFHGDAELRLRLRDVLRGMSDLERLTGRLTAKAGNARDMKALGVSLAKAPVLKATLAECSSPMLSAIHNTMDDLADVAEWIEAAIVDEPPLAIMEGNLVRDGYDPDLDHLRTLVRGGRDWIATLQREECERTKIPNLRVGYNKVFGYYIEITKSYAHLAPHDYERKQTLVNAERYVTPTLKSREEEIVTAQERMQQLEYDLFCALRDRIAAESARIQETADAIASVDVLLSLAEVASAKGYCKPEVDASDVLSIKDGRHPVVEDLMARNEFVPNDTVLDPDSLFLAIVTGPNMAGKSTYLRQVALITLMAQMGSFTPAAQAHIGVVDRIFTRVGASDNLVRGESTFMVEMIETANILNTATHRSLLVLDEIGRGTSTFDGISIAWAVAEQIHDKIRAKTLFATHYHELTDLGNKLEHAKNINVAVREWGGKVVFLYRIVDGGADHSYGIQVAKLAGLPPNVIARARDILESLESGNPAAVGLPQQMYLFGPQATSEPSAVERELDAVNPDELSPREAQEFLYHLKHLLAKPRHEHS, encoded by the coding sequence ATGGCTACCCAGTGGAAAAAACTACAGGACATCTCTGACTCCAAACTCACGCCCATGCTGCGCCAGTACCTCGAGGCGAAGGCCGAGAGCGGCGACTCCCTCTTGTTCTTCCGCATGGGCGACTTCTACGAGATGTTCTTCGAAGACGCCGTCGAGGCCGCCGAACTCCTCGGCATCGCCCTTACCTCGCGCGACGCCGTCAACAAAGACGACCGCATCCCGATGGCGGGCGTGCCGGTGCGGGCCGTCGACGGCTACATTGCCAAAGCGATCAAGGCCGGCCGCACCGTTACGATCTGCGAGCAGGTCGAAGACCCCAAGGAAGCCAAGGGCGTCGTCAAACGATCCATTACCCGACAGATCACGCCCGGAACCGTCCTCGAACCCAACTTGCTCGACGACGCCGCAAACAACTACCTCGGCGCTCTGTTGATTGACGGCAACCGCGCGGGTCTCGCGCTCGTCGATGTCAGCACCGGCGAATTCCTCGCCGCGCAGATCGAGCGCGACATCGACCGCACGCTCCACGACGAGTTCACCCGTATGAGCCCCGTCGAAGTTCTCGTCCCCGCGAAGGCCTCAGGCGACACCATTACGCGTCTTAAGGCGCGTTTCCCATCGATTGCATTCGCAGAACGGCCCGCCGACGAGTTCGACTCGGACGACGCTGCATCCGCCATCGCGGACCATTTTGGTTTGCGTACCTTGAAAGGCATCGGCCTCGACGAGGCCCCGCAAGCGGTCGCGTGCGCGGGCGCCATCCTCGCCTACATCAAGACGACGCATCGCGAAGGCGCGCCGCACCTGCGTTTTCCGCGCGCTTACAGCCCATCCAACTACGTTGTCCTCGACGGCAACACACAACGCAACCTCGAACTCGTCGAGTCTGCCTTCGACCGCAAGAAACACGGCACGTTGCTGGGCGTGCTGGACAAGACGCTCACGAGCATGGGCGGCCGCAAACTCCGCCATTGGATTCTCCATCCGCTCGTCGAAGTCGACGAAATCCGCGCACGGCTCGATGCCGTCGAGGAATTTCACGGCGACGCGGAATTGCGCCTCCGTCTGCGCGACGTGTTGCGCGGCATGTCGGATCTCGAACGTCTGACGGGCCGCCTCACCGCCAAAGCGGGCAACGCTCGCGACATGAAAGCCCTCGGCGTTTCGCTGGCCAAAGCGCCCGTCTTGAAAGCGACGCTCGCCGAGTGCTCCAGCCCCATGTTGTCCGCAATCCACAACACGATGGACGACCTCGCCGACGTCGCGGAGTGGATCGAAGCGGCCATCGTTGACGAACCGCCGCTCGCCATTATGGAAGGCAATCTGGTCCGCGACGGATACGACCCGGACCTCGATCACCTGCGCACGCTCGTGCGTGGCGGGCGCGACTGGATCGCCACGTTGCAGCGCGAAGAATGCGAACGCACGAAGATCCCCAATCTCCGCGTGGGCTACAACAAAGTCTTCGGATACTACATCGAAATCACGAAGTCCTACGCCCACCTCGCGCCGCACGACTACGAACGCAAGCAAACGCTCGTTAACGCGGAGCGGTACGTAACGCCTACGCTGAAATCGCGCGAAGAAGAAATCGTCACCGCACAAGAACGCATGCAGCAACTCGAGTATGACCTGTTTTGTGCGTTGCGCGATCGTATTGCCGCCGAATCGGCGCGCATCCAGGAAACCGCCGATGCTATCGCCAGCGTAGACGTGTTGCTGTCGTTGGCGGAAGTCGCGTCCGCCAAGGGCTACTGCAAACCCGAGGTCGATGCTTCCGACGTGCTCTCGATCAAAGACGGCCGTCACCCCGTCGTAGAAGACCTCATGGCGCGCAACGAATTTGTCCCCAACGACACCGTGCTCGATCCCGACTCGCTCTTCCTCGCGATCGTCACCGGCCCTAACATGGCCGGTAAGTCGACGTACCTGCGCCAAGTTGCGCTCATCACGCTTATGGCGCAGATGGGCAGCTTCACGCCCGCCGCGCAAGCGCATATCGGCGTCGTCGACCGCATCTTTACGCGTGTGGGCGCATCCGATAACCTCGTGCGCGGCGAGAGTACCTTCATGGTCGAGATGATTGAGACGGCGAACATTCTCAACACCGCCACGCATCGCAGCCTGCTCGTTCTCGACGAAATCGGACGCGGCACCAGCACCTTCGACGGCATCAGCATCGCTTGGGCGGTCGCGGAACAGATTCACGACAAGATTCGCGCGAAGACGCTCTTCGCCACGCATTACCATGAGCTCACCGATCTCGGCAACAAGCTCGAACACGCCAAGAACATCAATGTCGCTGTGCGCGAGTGGGGCGGCAAAGTCGTGTTTCTCTACCGCATCGTCGACGGCGGCGCGGACCACAGCTACGGCATCCAGGTCGCCAAGCTGGCGGGCTTGCCGCCCAACGTCATTGCGCGCGCGCGCGATATACTCGAGTCCCTCGAATCAGGCAACCCCGCTGCCGTGGGTTTGCCGCAGCAGATGTACTTGTTTGGACCTCAGGCCACTTCCGAGCCCAGCGCAGTCGAACGCGAACTCGACGCCGTAAACCCGGATGAACTCTCGCCGCGCGAAGCCCAGGAGTTCCTCTATCACCTCAAGCATCTCCTCGCGAAACCCCGCCACGAGCATTCTTAA